The DNA window GTTTTAAAACAATGCGAATGTAACCCGGCCACTTTTTTAAACCATGTaagttgggaaaaataataataataatgactGTTTTTCTACAAGGAGAGAACTGCCGATTTCTAACGTACTTTTGGAAATCCACACCTAGCACCCCCACTACGGCTTAGTTCCTCAATGAAATTACGAAATCATTGGTTTTATACGTATTAAGTTGCCGACATTTTCGTAATTTCTTTGAGAAAACTCTGCCATTTCAGATTTGATTAATCCAGAATCTTTTTCGGAAAATGGTAATTATTTAAAGAATGCACATTGTTTCACAATTCTCTACGACTAAATGAACAGAAATAGATAAGAGgacaaggaggaaaaagaaatacCTACCTACATTATAGGATCGATGCAGGAAGTCAATCAGACCTATCGAACTGCAAATAATTTAACCCACGGCTCCTCTTTTTATCATCATTGTTTGGATCCGTGCTATTATGCCGGACTACCCCCACCTTTACATTTGCTCACATCACATTTTCTCTCTTCCAAATGATGGAGTTGCAGGTCACGATAAGTCGGCGTAGGGCAACCTAAGTTGAGCCCTGGACAGAATAATGGCTGGTGGTCCTTGCGGCCCTTGAGTGGGAACCAGACGCCTTTGTAGGTGGGCACGAGATTACCGTATTTTTCTAACTTACCGCCCTTTTCGTACCAATCGGCGGAATAACAACATTTCAGCGTGCTAGGACAGACGATCGGCATCGGGAGGGCTGGTGAACCCGGACATTTCGGGTTGCACGTGTCAGTGCCATTATTGCCTTTCTTTTTATTACCGCCGCCGTTAGGGTTAGTTTCCCAGATGAAGCAAAATTCGGCCGGATTATCCGATGCTTCCAACTCATCCGCCGTTGGGCAACCGGCATAAGCGTGGCACGAGCCGTACGGCCCTCCCTCGGAACCGTAGTTTTTCACGCTTGGACTCACAGGAACGAAAAAGGCCACTCGCTGACCCAAGACACGCGTGTTAGCCCAACATTCACCCATCTGTATCATATCATTCGACACTGTTTTGAAGTTGAGTTTGCTGCCTTTTAGCTTGCATCCGGAGTAGGAGTAAGTGCAGGGTTTTGGAACCATACCGTTGTCTTTGCCGCACTTGTCTGGTATGCTGAGGTCCTTCGGACCCCCTTTGCCCCCCGAGTCGGGGTTGGTGTCATTTTTGCCTTTGCCACCACCTTTTTTACCACCTTTGCCTTCATCTTTGCCAGAAATCGAGTGACTCCTCATCAGTAGTATCAAAAAGAGGGGCAAGATGACTCGGATGATCGTTCTTGGATGCATCTCAGTCGAGATTAATCTGAAACATTCAAAAGCCTCCTCTGAGGGAAAGGCAATGGGAGTTTTTGCACGTAACACAAGTGAAAcgctactacaggtatggacaaacggggtgccgaagtgaCAGCGCTGAGAATATAGGCCATCGAGTGAGGTCACAAGTCGTACCGTCTTTGCCGCGCAGTTCAAAATGAGGTTCTGGCAGATCTAATAGCTTCAATCAACTATcagatgaattaaaaatttgataaaactcaaattAACGAAAAACTTAACTAAGAACGCGAAAAAATAATACCAAATTGACGAGACCTACTCTCAGAACTGAAAGTAAACAAGTTTTCAATATGGGGATGGGGTCGCAGTCGTACCATTGGACGCTGTCAAATCCACACGTTtcgacgactttctaaaattccatttgtccgtACCTGTAGTAGAATGTACCTTGCACATAACAGGTGCTTGCGATTTTAGTGGTTTCTTTGCtgttaaattttgcgaaaaacacgattaTGGCCACTGATTATTTCTGAAACACAATTTCAAGCtcaaaacaaactctgaaagtcGCGGCCACAAAATAGAGCGGATCACTTGAGTGATTTTACAAAATATACACTCaaatactttttctcttttttctaagattttacaaaatgcaacGCTCTAAATGAGTTCGgtaagagaaagaaagaaagaaagtagtagtagtagtaaaataattttattttaaagcggtgctttagcatctaaggccatttacacctctaaagagggcagtaacagtcataaatttacatggaaatatcactaaaaatacaaaagggttgaggggaaaggttaaattttgagattagtggagcgcataaattcaaaaagtttcacaggatgagtattcagaagtaaatttttaagagagggtaaggggtagggaaaaaaacgtttgaaagaaagaaagaaagaaagaaagaaaaaaaaatacattacacCACTTTCAACTTTTTATTGATTGTAAAGTCGATGTGAAAAGTAAGATGCGTTTAATTATGATGAGAATTCTGGAATCAGTATGACAGAAACGCTCCACTGGCGGAAAACATCTGCGCTtcttagaaaaattatgaagattCACATACATGCTAGGTTGCTTATAATGACTATTTATTCTCAAATGCATGAAGAATTTCATTCTGTATCCTGAATAGAGCTACCCATCTATCGATGGCGAAAATACTAAGAAAGCACCCTTTAGCGGTATTCCAAATATTTCAGCGCCAGTATTTCTTTtgtcatttgattttttttattgattttttttaaagagaatttgATCATAAATTTACATGCAacatttttagagaatattCCTCAAAGGTGAAAAGCTATAACGTGCAATATTTTGTTCAGAAGTGGTAAATAGTAatcctttaaagaaaaaaataagatggtacaagaaatctaaaatttctgaagctTGGATccatgattttgaatttttatcaccAACTTGAAAAACATGTTAACTCTCGATAAATATTTTAGAGATCATCAGGacttatcttttttttaaaacattgtttAAGAAATCTTATAATAAGTGATGGGTATTTTTAGTCAACTCTATGCACAAGTAGTTTCCAGGAAAGCGTTAACTTTTGTATTTTACTTCGACAGTGTAATTTTTGCGTTTGAGAGTGCTTagttcttaatttttatttgaaaatttctttacaatattttttaattttcttcagtgAAACTTACCAGAACAGATTTCGCAGAGCCTATGTCACCAAGTCTGAGGAACAATAGACATTGTTGCAGTGCTAAAATCATGTATCACCCTTCAAACTTTATTCCAACTGCATGCAAAAAACCAGCTGTGTAATCTTCAACTCAGCTGTCAAGTGAACAGCAGCAGCACATGATCGACGGGCCAAGTGCAAATAATTCGCCTGAATGTGATCCTACAAAGTTTTGCTCTTTCCTCATCTTGAAAACACAAAGTAGCAAAAAACCCTGAACTATTGACATCACACTGTGACTTTGTGAGATTTccggaaaaatatattttgagcgatgactgttgcaTCAGACGAAAATAAATCTTCTCAAACCGCAAACCCGCTCACACTTATTTTCCTACAGCAACTGGTGCCGACGAGCACCATAAAAATTTGCTCATCTTCGTCGTCATAATGCAAGTGCACATAATTCGTCGCgactctgacgtaagggcgtatctcgaatTTGGCCTGAGCCCCGAAACGCATAGATTTATGTATGAAACAGAGATCActcggaaattgagatacgccctcacggtAGAGGAGCCAAGAATTGACGCACCAACCTGCTCATTTAGCATGGCATCTAAACACACAAGTTTATTCACAATAGGTAACACAATAGGTTATTCTGAGACAAATGGGGATGAAGGAATATTCCTGCTGCACTAATGTAGAAATGTACTCTTTTTCCCGATGCCACCCAGAGGTTACGACCTGCGAGTTGATATTATAGCGCATTGAACAATCACTGATGCGATCAAGGTTCGATCCCGGCGATGCGCGCCTGAGGTTTAACTGGACgtatatgctaaaaggaactataagaATGGAGtttacgtgcaacatagttccttttagcctaAATACGCCCAACTAGGTTTTTATCATTCAACCCAAAGTTTTAGTCAATGAATCCAAGGAAAAACTGACAAGAAATATTAATTAACCGCGCGCTTAGGTTACTGTGTGTTCTACTTGCAGAGTTAACACTAAATGCCGGTTACTTTCTGTTATTGTCTGTGTAGGAATAGGAGCTAAGTTTACTGATTAGAGGAGGGATCAGCAAACAAGCGGCTTGCTTGTTATCCAATCTTGGTAGTATAATTGAATTGTATAAtaatttgaagtcaaaaataGTATATGAAACTAGAGGGTAGTACGTAAAAATTTAGGTCAGAGAGCGGGCAAAGTTAGGATTCTATAATATTTCAATTCTTTTCACAAATACCAAAAATGTACGTCTtcgaaaaggaaaattttgagatgatttCTGGCATATGTCTCCCTGGAGCTTCGgatatttcaacttttcttctAGACTCCTTATAGCTCTGAAAGTACACTCTGTCTGAACATAGGCTAAATGGATAGGACAAAATTGTTAGTAGTTACTAGATTCTTGATTCTAGTAAACAATGCTAGACTTTTTGGAAATCATAAATAATCAGGAACACACTACTAGCATTCCTTTTTTCCAAATACTTTTGCGGAGATAGCTCGTTTTTGTATTTATCGATGGATGAGATAAAAATATTAGTAGCTGCTAGATTCCGGATTCTAGTAACCAGCGCTAGATTTGTTGGGAATCATAACAAATCAGGAATTAAGTAAATACCAagatttcttttttccattcatACTTTGAAGAAGATAGCTCGTTTTTGTATCTATTGATTTTACTTTTGGCACATTCAATTATTCCTGGGTCGATTATTTTGTGAGAGAGGCGACAGATTGAGTTGAAAGAATCATCATAGTTTGAGACGCTGAATAGTCTAAATCAGGCTTTGTAAAAGACACTTAAAGATGGAATCTGAGATTTGGGAAGATTTTCCTTCAGTAAAGCTTAAATACGTACTACTAGAGGTACGCAACTTCATTATGTTTTATATgtgttatattttatttttcatactaACGCAGAtctgttttctctttttcacaTTCGATACTGTTTAAAACTCAAAACTTTTCTGAGCGATGCTCCCCAGACCCCACTTCTGTTATTTTGGGAACCCTCTTCCACCCAAATGCAGGTGCCAATTTCGTCCCTACAAAAAGAGCCCAGAGGTCAGGCCACAGCCGTATCAGAACCTGAAAgtactgcactgaaaaaaaattctcggcgtttttatcaaggtccgttggtacctttaccatctcactttttttttaccaattattggtaattttaccaagacagactggtaagcttacctaaaaatcagtatttttactggtttttttcaggtaagaataccacttttattggtaatcaattcccggtaactttgtcattttacctcggtaattctaccacagtcgataaaaaattttggcatttttaccaaggtccagtaaaattaccaagaaagttcaataattttaccgagatttctcggtaaaattaccaattccataaatggtaattttaccaagaaaaactgggatcaaatagaaccatgaattcttggtaattttacccttttctgaGTAAATacacagatattttttttcagtgtgtacaAACGGGGATGCGTCGCACAGAATGATTACTTTGCTCAAGACTGATTAATTTTGTTCCTGTTATGAAAGTTGTCTTTTTGCCAACCGAACTCGTATGACTTCGATATTTAATTTCTTTACGGATCTGCTTCATTATGATATACACactaaaaattaatatgaaacaaaaatgagtacattattctttatttatttatgaaatacGCAGACTGATACATTAAATATACTCTAAAACTCAATTGAGAAGATTGAAGAAGGATAAAGACATAGTAAACCATGGCATTTCTTTTCTAAAGCCATGCTCTGATCATCATCAAgttatttcttcttttctacattttcaattattttcaacaCATACTGGTAAGGCATTATTCATCACATACACGCCAAGGACAGTCCAAGCGAGTCAGTGTACAACCCAAAATGGAAGATACTCTCGGGAATAGATTTCCGACTCGCATGTCAATCCCGAATCCTGACTCTATGATAGATTCTgtagtatattttattttttatattttttttataatttaactGTTTTGATACGTACACAAGTAGTAACGAAATGAcagattttctgaaatttttctgtACTAATTATAATATGGAATGTTATAATGAGCGTCATTCAaaactctgaaattttcatcataCTGTGGGATTCTTCAGTAATTCTGACTGATACTTGGTGTTATGATCTGGGCCTGCATTTAGTTACGTCACACTTGCCGACTATTCTCGGGAACTGGAAATCACGATTCGTAAGCGTTTCGCATCCCAAATTCAGCCCATTACAATACAATGCCTTATATGATGGCGGTTTGTCCCTAGGGCCGAACCATACACCCTCGTAAGCCGACTTCCAGTCTGCGTACATACCCAATTTGTTGCCTGGCTCATACCAGTTCAACGATGGGCAGGGGTTCAAGTTTGAGGGACATATAATCGGCATTGGGATGGTCGGTTTGCCAGGAGCCAGCACAGGGTGGGCCGCGTCGTGCCAGAAGAAACAAAAGTCTGCCGGGTTGTTCGAGGCGACTAGATCCGTCGCTTTCGGGACCCAATTACAACCTGTACATATACCATATGGGCCCCCTTGTGCATTATAACCAGGGGTAGTGGGCGGGACAGGGACAAAATATGCCGATTTTTGATTGGCGATGCGTGTATTGGCCCAACACTGGCCCGCTTGAACGAGGACAGTGAGCTTGGCATAGCAGCCTCCATTTAGAGGCCATTTTATTTTGCATCCGGAGAAAGAGGAAGCAGCAGGATGGGGGTCACCATTCTGACCGAACGTTGTTTCAATTCCAACCAATAATGTCACCACGATCATATGTTTGGCAAAGTTCATGATTGATAATGATTTCACCATATTGGAGGCACCTTTGGAATCTGGTAGTCGAATCTGGAATAATAAttcaaacaagttttagctATGGTGTCATCAATGGATACACTCTTTGATATGCATTAGTGCAAACGAAGGTTCTTTTTTAAACGTGCccctcgtgtttttttttttttttttaatataatgcCTTTTGATATTATGCTATATTGTGTAACAAGAGATTACATTTGCAATGATTTGCATTTGATTGTAAATTAAGATCACCCCGCTGAGATACATAGCTTTTGTCACATTCACAACAATTAATTCGACATTTTAAGCAACGACAATGCTCGTTTGtaagaaaaataacaagaacAATCCCTTATGAACTTTAATTCTCTTATTGAGAGAAAGCTGGGAACAaccgttttttttctctcaggagTTTTGGGACCTTTTCATCGGCAGAAAGGATAGGAAattatttttgccgaaaaaccATCATACGCTAAAATTTGCATAGCCGTCTTTCCAGCAGTATGAAACTTCTTGCGAGTGTGTCTATTTTTCTCAAAGCGAGACTCGGTTTTTGTTTCCACGACATGTCTTGTATCCTCCGCAACAGAGTCACGTTGACATATTGAAAGTTTCGAT is part of the Bemisia tabaci chromosome 1, PGI_BMITA_v3 genome and encodes:
- the LOC109041328 gene encoding uncharacterized protein, whose translation is MHPRTIIRVILPLFLILLMRSHSISGKDEGKGGKKGGGKGKNDTNPDSGGKGGPKDLSIPDKCGKDNGMVPKPCTYSYSGCKLKGSKLNFKTVSNDMIQMGECWANTRVLGQRVAFFVPVSPSVKNYGSEGGPYGSCHAYAGCPTADELEASDNPAEFCFIWETNPNGGGNKKKGNNGTDTCNPKCPGSPALPMPIVCPSTLKCCYSADWYEKGGKLEKYGNLVPTYKGVWFPLKGRKDHQPLFCPGLNLGCPTPTYRDLQLHHLEERKCDVSKCKGGGSPA
- the LOC109041348 gene encoding uncharacterized protein isoform X2, whose translation is MVKSLSIMNFAKHMIVVTLLVGIETTFGQNGDPHPAASSFSGCKIKWPLNGGCYAKLTVLVQAGQCWANTRIANQKSAYFVPVPPTTPGYNAQGGPYGICTGCNWVPKATDLVASNNPADFCFFWHDAAHPVLAPGKPTIPMPIICPSNLNPCPSLNWYEPGNKLGMYADWKSAYEGVWFGPRDKPPSYKALYCNGLNLGCETLTNRDFQFPRIVGKCDVTKCRPRS
- the LOC109041348 gene encoding uncharacterized protein isoform X1 produces the protein MHEIRLPDSKGASNMVKSLSIMNFAKHMIVVTLLVGIETTFGQNGDPHPAASSFSGCKIKWPLNGGCYAKLTVLVQAGQCWANTRIANQKSAYFVPVPPTTPGYNAQGGPYGICTGCNWVPKATDLVASNNPADFCFFWHDAAHPVLAPGKPTIPMPIICPSNLNPCPSLNWYEPGNKLGMYADWKSAYEGVWFGPRDKPPSYKALYCNGLNLGCETLTNRDFQFPRIVGKCDVTKCRPRS